A window of the Lysinibacillus irui genome harbors these coding sequences:
- a CDS encoding Dph6-related ATP pyrophosphatase: MTETTGWKNNAQDHRFIASFSGGKDSVLALYKASQVGQAIGLIVMLEEEGQRSRSHGMPPELIQAQADSIGLPVYTAAASWAEYEHVFIGLLENAKNQGAEVLVTGDLDMPEHGCWHDQVTKKAGLKLGMPLWEMNHRQAVDEFINLGFITMIVTVNLSLGMTEEDLGRTLTYEYVQELEARGIDPCGEGGEFHTTVIDGPLFKQPIHVRKCSIVRDGDYAFLPLELA; encoded by the coding sequence ATGACAGAAACAACAGGCTGGAAAAATAATGCGCAAGATCATCGATTTATTGCTTCATTTAGTGGTGGAAAGGATAGTGTCTTAGCTTTATATAAAGCATCGCAGGTAGGTCAAGCAATAGGTCTTATCGTGATGCTTGAGGAAGAAGGGCAACGCTCAAGGTCCCATGGGATGCCACCAGAGCTTATCCAGGCACAAGCAGACTCGATCGGATTACCTGTCTATACGGCTGCAGCAAGTTGGGCAGAATATGAGCATGTGTTCATTGGTCTTTTAGAAAATGCAAAAAATCAAGGGGCAGAGGTATTAGTGACAGGAGATTTAGACATGCCTGAACATGGCTGCTGGCATGATCAGGTGACAAAAAAGGCAGGATTAAAGCTGGGTATGCCTTTGTGGGAGATGAACCATCGTCAAGCTGTCGATGAATTTATTAACTTAGGATTTATCACGATGATTGTCACGGTCAACTTATCCTTAGGTATGACCGAAGAAGATTTAGGAAGAACACTTACCTACGAATATGTACAGGAGCTTGAAGCCCGCGGCATTGACCCTTGTGGGGAGGGTGGAGAATTCCATACAACTGTCATCGATGGACCACTTTTTAAGCAGCCTATTCATGTTCGGAAATGCTCAATTGTACGAGACGGAGACTATGCATTTCTACCTTTAGAACTTGCGTAA
- a CDS encoding ArsR/SmtB family transcription factor, giving the protein MKDILKGDELLTVLGALSNPYRLKIIAILHQEKRYVSQLARELAISRPLLYLHLQKLEEANLINGYHEVSESGKTMKYYTLNPFSITLNADFIAQVASGITDKKRKE; this is encoded by the coding sequence ATGAAAGATATACTAAAAGGTGATGAACTGTTAACAGTATTGGGTGCTCTGTCAAATCCTTATCGTTTAAAAATTATTGCTATTCTCCATCAAGAAAAGCGATATGTTAGTCAACTTGCAAGAGAGTTAGCAATCAGTAGACCATTACTATACTTACATTTACAAAAATTAGAAGAAGCTAACTTAATTAATGGCTATCACGAAGTTTCTGAAAGTGGCAAAACGATGAAGTATTACACGCTAAACCCTTTTAGCATTACATTAAATGCCGATTTCATTGCCCAAGTTGCTAGCGGCATAACGGATAAAAAAAGAAAGGAATAA
- a CDS encoding ArsR/SmtB family transcription factor, which yields MSNNHQERDVYVAIADPTRRKLIGLLAEVDELPLHELTAQFDMGRTAVSKHLAILKDAGLVMARKEGRETRYRLNAAPLKEIQDWVSFYEGFWKERISKLHLLLEENK from the coding sequence TTGAGTAACAATCATCAAGAGCGTGACGTCTATGTAGCCATTGCTGATCCGACAAGACGAAAATTAATTGGTTTGTTGGCGGAGGTAGATGAGTTACCACTTCACGAATTAACCGCTCAATTTGACATGGGGCGTACTGCCGTATCGAAACATTTGGCCATCCTCAAAGATGCAGGTCTTGTTATGGCTCGCAAGGAAGGTAGAGAGACCAGGTATCGGCTGAATGCAGCACCATTGAAAGAAATACAAGATTGGGTCTCGTTTTATGAAGGATTTTGGAAAGAAAGAATATCAAAACTACATCTTTTATTGGAGGAAAACAAATGA
- a CDS encoding SRPBCC family protein: MKPDVSLDFKFTSSIEKVWHALTDPETLAKWIWSNDFQPIVGHQFQFRAEPNEWWDGIVNCEVLAVEEPHKLSYTWSSAGETTTVTWTLTEQSDGTTQLHLDQSGFSEETKARQGAIEGAKYAWTNMGSQLEKVLA; encoded by the coding sequence ATGAAACCAGATGTATCATTAGATTTTAAATTTACAAGTTCCATCGAAAAAGTGTGGCATGCGTTAACAGATCCAGAGACGCTTGCAAAATGGATTTGGAGCAATGATTTTCAGCCAATCGTCGGCCATCAATTTCAATTCCGTGCTGAGCCAAATGAATGGTGGGATGGTATTGTAAATTGTGAAGTACTTGCAGTTGAAGAGCCTCATAAATTATCATACACGTGGTCTAGTGCTGGCGAAACAACAACAGTAACTTGGACACTTACAGAACAATCTGATGGAACTACACAGCTTCACCTCGACCAAAGTGGATTTAGTGAAGAAACAAAAGCTCGTCAAGGAGCTATTGAAGGGGCTAAATATGCTTGGACAAATATGGGTTCACAGCTTGAAAAAGTATTAGCCTAA
- a CDS encoding ATP-binding cassette domain-containing protein: MKINQLIANNINRLDVVLPEDQSLGIAGLSGSGKTTFCQTIGEESKKRLVSLLPKSEYQYLFPNIMETNFSAIQMEDMPLVLFLGKSSISTNPRSTIGTHTGVFKEIRDRLAEEFQLSPEVFSFNNALGWCPACKGRGTTKNVECKKCQGKRYSPEVEQHRLTLWNEPYSISDIHNLSIEAIYSLSNELTISEEKQHILQNIIHMNIGYLTLNRIMGTLSGGELTRLYLAEFMATSENTVIIVDEISVGLDHDTLLKILEQIQQLGHKNQIWLIDHSDTVLDTADKPLFFGPGSGKYGGKIVDESPRPQPIYWERNQVMPTTYYQFQDLHCRNIQMDRIEIPKNRLVTFTGESGCGKSTLVNECISKDFVKRYPKDKLVMVGQDRNQSITSRSTVATFLDIKRKLTKYSEEIEDIFQRSIEDIIDELPNEDIAHKRLSLLIKLGLGYLTLERKTQSLSTGEFQCVHLVSELFANSRNPHTLFIFDEPSKGLSQNILNQFIDSVRDILEDESISIIMIEHNAYMLESSDFIIDFGKRQQEPVTHLEVVSQEDYFNQVKHSQNIAPLHIASTLDSRNGIQYLEDHQISYFKMAENIYKGGILKSLSSMARLIYSDYESNRIAPVIAIDLERHLYSQYSFLYEIGGLINHIVASHPTNKDTRSFDFFSQENHCPSCSGRLEIEKFDFDIVVQNKNVPFWDGLLHPDVMDVLKYYQHSKLEFLFEEIKNELGQDISKSYNEMTEEEKHTFLYGYWDQSFYDKTTKSSKKWEGFNLIIGRYIVISKSKIKEQMKETRKMVPCPICHGTVLNHQKKLRFGDTDIRDLIHQSLDEVIKIVGSLPQLEKMKAIVGGDMSLLQDVSLLPRETQVALKMLELELASFVGYEIVLQNALPFWEKIESNLDVISRKNQVTICDFANIYETREAMIDQYFTNGKYKKLTYVYEAFGYKKIVTQINKVKANHTCPFCKGKKVLSEDGLHDGVYKLTVPCVSCGASGINEEGRQQIVDGIAVQTWLTGKVRDVVKEGSHLEAVAHIPIFNRIRELNKQEMMAVYQYLQHNN; this comes from the coding sequence ATGAAGATCAATCAACTCATTGCCAATAATATCAACCGTTTAGATGTAGTTTTACCAGAAGATCAATCACTAGGAATTGCAGGGTTGTCTGGCTCAGGGAAAACGACATTTTGTCAAACGATTGGGGAGGAATCCAAAAAACGTCTCGTTTCTTTATTACCTAAGTCTGAATATCAATATTTGTTTCCAAACATTATGGAAACGAACTTCAGTGCGATTCAAATGGAGGACATGCCATTAGTTCTTTTCCTAGGGAAATCATCTATCTCTACAAATCCTCGTTCAACAATTGGTACACATACAGGTGTTTTTAAAGAAATACGTGATCGTTTGGCAGAAGAATTTCAGCTGTCTCCAGAGGTTTTTTCCTTTAATAACGCTTTAGGCTGGTGTCCTGCATGTAAAGGACGAGGCACGACGAAAAATGTAGAGTGTAAAAAATGTCAGGGTAAACGCTATAGTCCAGAAGTGGAGCAACATCGACTAACTTTATGGAATGAACCCTATAGCATTTCTGATATTCATAATTTAAGCATCGAGGCTATCTATTCTTTATCAAATGAATTAACAATTAGCGAAGAAAAACAGCATATACTTCAAAATATCATTCATATGAACATTGGCTACTTAACATTGAATCGTATTATGGGGACGTTATCAGGTGGGGAATTAACTCGACTTTACTTAGCAGAATTCATGGCAACGAGCGAAAATACAGTCATCATTGTCGATGAAATATCGGTTGGTTTGGACCATGATACGTTATTAAAAATATTGGAGCAAATTCAACAACTGGGCCATAAAAATCAAATTTGGCTTATCGATCATTCAGATACGGTGCTCGACACTGCAGACAAGCCTTTATTCTTCGGACCAGGTAGTGGGAAATACGGTGGGAAAATTGTAGACGAGTCCCCTCGACCACAGCCAATTTATTGGGAACGAAATCAGGTAATGCCCACTACCTACTACCAATTCCAAGACCTCCATTGTCGGAATATCCAAATGGACAGAATAGAAATTCCTAAAAATCGACTTGTTACTTTTACAGGGGAATCTGGTTGTGGAAAATCAACACTTGTCAATGAATGTATATCGAAAGATTTTGTTAAACGCTATCCAAAGGATAAACTTGTGATGGTTGGACAAGATCGTAATCAATCCATTACAAGTAGATCTACTGTCGCAACATTCCTCGATATTAAAAGGAAATTAACAAAATATAGTGAGGAGATTGAAGATATTTTTCAACGTTCGATTGAGGATATCATTGATGAACTCCCTAATGAAGACATCGCCCATAAGCGGTTAAGCTTGCTGATAAAATTAGGACTTGGCTATTTAACATTGGAAAGAAAGACACAATCCCTTTCTACTGGTGAATTCCAATGTGTACATCTTGTCTCAGAGTTATTTGCGAATTCTCGAAACCCACATACACTATTTATTTTTGACGAGCCGTCTAAAGGGTTATCTCAAAATATTTTAAATCAGTTCATTGATAGTGTAAGGGACATCCTTGAAGATGAATCCATTTCCATCATCATGATTGAGCACAATGCCTATATGCTCGAAAGCTCAGATTTTATCATTGATTTTGGGAAAAGACAGCAGGAGCCTGTGACACATCTTGAGGTGGTCAGTCAAGAAGACTATTTTAATCAAGTGAAGCATTCACAAAACATAGCTCCTTTACACATTGCGTCAACACTTGATTCTAGAAATGGCATTCAATACTTAGAAGACCATCAGATTAGCTATTTTAAAATGGCGGAAAATATTTATAAAGGGGGAATCTTAAAAAGCCTATCCTCTATGGCTCGACTTATATACAGTGATTACGAATCGAACAGGATTGCCCCAGTCATTGCTATTGATCTAGAGCGACATTTATATAGCCAATATAGTTTTCTCTATGAAATTGGGGGGCTTATTAACCATATTGTCGCTTCACATCCAACGAATAAGGATACAAGAAGCTTTGATTTCTTTAGCCAAGAAAATCACTGTCCAAGCTGTTCGGGGCGATTAGAAATAGAAAAATTCGATTTTGATATCGTAGTACAAAATAAAAATGTGCCATTTTGGGACGGTTTATTACATCCAGATGTGATGGATGTCTTAAAATACTACCAACATTCAAAATTAGAATTCCTCTTTGAAGAGATTAAAAATGAACTTGGCCAGGATATAAGTAAAAGCTACAATGAAATGACAGAAGAAGAAAAACATACATTTTTATATGGCTATTGGGATCAATCTTTTTATGATAAGACAACGAAATCCTCGAAAAAATGGGAGGGCTTTAATTTAATCATTGGCCGCTATATTGTCATTTCGAAATCTAAGATAAAAGAGCAAATGAAAGAAACAAGAAAAATGGTGCCTTGCCCAATCTGTCATGGCACAGTGCTTAATCATCAGAAGAAATTACGATTTGGGGACACCGATATCCGAGACTTAATCCATCAGTCACTGGATGAAGTCATTAAAATTGTAGGGAGCTTACCACAATTAGAAAAAATGAAAGCAATCGTTGGTGGAGATATGTCGTTACTCCAAGATGTCTCCTTGTTGCCAAGAGAAACGCAAGTAGCGTTGAAAATGCTGGAATTGGAGCTTGCAAGCTTTGTAGGGTATGAAATCGTTCTGCAAAACGCTTTACCATTCTGGGAAAAAATCGAAAGCAATTTAGACGTTATTAGCCGAAAAAATCAAGTAACAATCTGTGATTTTGCTAATATTTACGAGACGAGAGAAGCAATGATCGACCAGTATTTTACGAATGGCAAATACAAAAAACTTACCTATGTATATGAGGCGTTTGGCTACAAAAAAATCGTCACTCAAATCAACAAAGTTAAAGCAAATCATACTTGCCCATTCTGTAAAGGGAAAAAGGTTCTTTCAGAGGATGGTCTACATGATGGCGTCTACAAATTAACCGTCCCTTGTGTTAGCTGTGGTGCAAGTGGTATTAATGAAGAGGGGCGTCAGCAAATCGTCGATGGTATTGCTGTACAAACTTGGCTAACAGGAAAGGTAAGGGATGTGGTAAAAGAAGGCTCTCATCTTGAGGCTGTTGCTCATATTCCAATTTTCAATCGCATTCGTGAGTTAAATAAACAAGAAATGATGGCGGTCTATCAATACTTACAACATAATAACTAA
- a CDS encoding nucleoside hydrolase, whose product MVKKVLLFGDIGIDDTVALIYARLNKEIEIVGLVADYGNVSREDAVSNIYYVMKLFDFPQGIPVILGAEVPLTGEQPTYYPEIHGQRGLGPIVPNDDHELKIENFFEIVNIIERYKDEELIIVNIGRLTSLATMFILYNDLMKNIKEYYIMGGAFWVPGNVTTVAEANFHGDPFAVKIVLTYATNVTIIPLNATQKAIVTPGMVDYIDSFGQTKILKPLMDYYTRFYQERDPSLLGSPVHDALTLMATIYPDMFIYESYPVIIVDKLEGPARGQSIAETRPYENGNNGAKRHRIAFDIHYDKFFHNFLSIMTGQLV is encoded by the coding sequence TTGGTCAAAAAAGTACTGTTATTTGGAGATATTGGCATTGATGATACGGTTGCCTTAATTTATGCAAGGCTAAATAAAGAAATAGAAATTGTGGGCTTAGTTGCAGACTACGGAAATGTCTCGCGAGAAGATGCGGTGTCCAATATTTATTATGTGATGAAATTATTCGATTTCCCACAGGGTATTCCCGTTATTTTGGGAGCAGAGGTTCCTTTAACGGGGGAACAACCCACTTACTACCCAGAGATTCACGGACAACGAGGGCTGGGACCTATTGTACCAAATGACGATCACGAATTAAAAATTGAAAACTTTTTTGAAATTGTCAATATAATTGAAAGGTATAAGGATGAGGAGCTTATTATTGTCAATATTGGTCGGTTAACCTCACTAGCTACAATGTTTATCCTTTACAATGACCTAATGAAAAATATCAAGGAATACTATATTATGGGTGGTGCGTTTTGGGTTCCTGGAAATGTCACTACAGTGGCAGAAGCGAATTTTCATGGTGATCCGTTTGCTGTGAAAATTGTGCTAACCTACGCAACGAATGTAACAATCATTCCATTGAATGCCACACAAAAGGCAATTGTTACACCAGGGATGGTGGACTATATTGATTCATTTGGGCAAACAAAAATCCTTAAACCATTAATGGACTACTATACTCGTTTTTATCAAGAACGGGACCCTTCTTTATTAGGAAGCCCCGTCCATGATGCATTAACGTTGATGGCAACAATTTATCCTGACATGTTTATCTATGAGTCCTATCCGGTCATCATTGTGGATAAACTTGAAGGTCCGGCAAGAGGGCAAAGTATTGCCGAAACACGGCCATATGAAAATGGTAACAATGGAGCAAAAAGACATCGTATTGCCTTTGATATTCATTATGACAAGTTCTTTCATAACTTTTTGTCTATCATGACAGGTCAATTAGTTTGA
- a CDS encoding Ger(x)C family spore germination protein, translating into MNKLKCCFIVFISFIFLYGCVQTNILDKIGLTTLIGYDKGTEEKIATTAVIREVNPEFQSNVEVLTTENETSKGNRMEANRRLSKKIMVGQMRVVLFGDDLAKESLHYYIDTNLENASVSNSVYMAVVEGKTSSLLSYEYKDIEDIGQHIFRLIEQNVRQEYMISATLHQIAHDYYSFGKDLAMPIIKRNGELVELSGVALFKGSKMVGSLPANDSFYVKIVRDTFKVGLFETILDKEDIPSKVLQKPAEKITVAFDAIHSNRKIKLVNADTPEFDLNIDIRSRVLEVYPDMNLGDAKNVKILQDAIEKKLTKEIERVIAHSQEVESDIFGFAEKYRSSVRHSKLTKEKWHKMYKDMKVNVNVKFVILRDGVFE; encoded by the coding sequence ATGAACAAACTTAAATGCTGTTTTATTGTTTTTATATCATTTATTTTTTTATATGGATGTGTGCAGACAAATATTTTAGATAAAATAGGATTAACTACATTGATTGGTTATGATAAAGGAACTGAAGAAAAAATTGCGACGACAGCCGTTATACGTGAAGTAAATCCAGAATTTCAAAGTAATGTAGAAGTTTTAACAACCGAAAATGAAACAAGTAAAGGAAATCGTATGGAGGCGAATCGCAGGCTTTCAAAAAAAATCATGGTCGGTCAAATGAGGGTTGTCTTGTTTGGTGACGATTTAGCAAAAGAAAGTTTGCACTATTATATAGATACAAACCTAGAAAACGCTAGTGTTAGTAATAGTGTCTATATGGCTGTGGTAGAGGGTAAAACATCCTCATTATTGAGCTACGAATACAAAGATATCGAGGATATTGGCCAACATATATTTCGTTTAATCGAACAAAATGTAAGACAGGAATATATGATTTCGGCTACACTCCATCAAATCGCACATGATTACTATTCATTTGGGAAAGATTTAGCGATGCCAATTATTAAAAGAAATGGCGAGCTTGTTGAATTAAGTGGCGTAGCTCTTTTTAAAGGGAGCAAAATGGTGGGTTCCCTTCCAGCAAACGATAGCTTTTACGTTAAAATTGTCCGAGACACCTTTAAAGTTGGATTGTTTGAAACGATCTTAGACAAAGAGGATATTCCATCTAAAGTTCTTCAAAAACCTGCAGAAAAAATAACTGTGGCCTTTGATGCCATCCATTCAAATAGAAAGATAAAATTAGTGAATGCCGATACACCAGAGTTTGATCTTAACATCGACATTCGGTCAAGAGTTTTAGAGGTATATCCTGATATGAATTTAGGCGACGCGAAGAATGTAAAAATACTACAGGATGCAATCGAGAAGAAACTAACAAAGGAAATTGAAAGAGTAATCGCGCATAGTCAGGAAGTCGAATCGGATATTTTTGGCTTTGCCGAGAAATATAGAAGTTCTGTGAGACATTCTAAGCTGACAAAAGAAAAATGGCATAAAATGTATAAAGATATGAAAGTGAATGTCAATGTTAAATTTGTGATCCTACGAGATGGGGTTTTTGAATAG
- a CDS encoding GerAB/ArcD/ProY family transporter translates to MTKPIQLSPKDMISAYLLFFVIHGAQVGVGIQGFQRIVYQDARQDAWISVLLAGIASHIVAFFMIKTLEIYGSNDLYGIQQDIFGKWIGNLFNAMYVLYCSVAFFSVLRNYIEVIQVWLFPGIGTWFLSATLLIVVIYAFTGGLRVIVGLAFFSIILSLWIFPMLAFPLKYSVAESLLPVLENDFRSILKGTFSMTFTIIGFEVLNVIYPFVKEKKNVQKHVHLGLLFTTFIYLSVMLVSITYYSEGKLLKTIWATLTLFSFISFPFIERFEFIAVCYWMLIILPNMCLYLWAAYRGAIRLVNISGTKFVWLLSFFVFIGTLIIQTRTQINTINTIFGHVAFYVIFVYPILLWMLAVLKKNFTSKKVKKDEQT, encoded by the coding sequence ATGACAAAACCTATACAACTTAGCCCTAAAGATATGATTAGCGCTTATTTACTGTTTTTTGTCATACATGGCGCACAAGTTGGGGTTGGTATACAGGGATTTCAACGAATTGTCTATCAAGATGCAAGACAAGACGCATGGATTTCAGTTTTACTAGCAGGGATTGCCTCTCATATCGTCGCATTTTTTATGATTAAAACATTAGAGATTTATGGCTCCAATGATTTATATGGCATTCAACAAGATATCTTTGGCAAATGGATAGGCAATTTATTCAATGCCATGTATGTATTATATTGCTCGGTAGCATTCTTTTCCGTTTTACGAAATTATATTGAAGTAATCCAAGTGTGGTTGTTTCCTGGAATAGGGACATGGTTTCTGTCAGCAACTTTACTCATTGTCGTTATTTATGCATTTACTGGAGGGCTACGCGTAATTGTAGGTCTGGCCTTTTTTAGTATTATACTTTCCTTATGGATTTTTCCTATGTTGGCTTTTCCTTTGAAGTATTCAGTAGCAGAAAGTTTATTACCGGTTCTGGAAAATGACTTTCGTTCGATTTTAAAAGGTACCTTTTCAATGACTTTCACTATTATTGGCTTTGAGGTCTTAAACGTTATTTATCCCTTTGTAAAAGAAAAGAAAAATGTTCAAAAACATGTTCATTTAGGTTTGCTGTTTACAACCTTTATCTATTTATCCGTTATGCTGGTGTCAATTACCTATTATAGTGAAGGTAAATTATTAAAAACGATATGGGCCACATTAACATTATTTAGTTTTATTAGCTTTCCTTTTATAGAGCGCTTTGAATTTATCGCCGTTTGTTATTGGATGTTAATCATTTTGCCGAATATGTGTCTTTATTTATGGGCTGCTTACCGAGGGGCTATTCGTTTAGTCAATATAAGCGGGACAAAGTTTGTTTGGTTACTCTCTTTCTTTGTGTTTATCGGTACATTAATCATACAAACACGTACTCAGATTAATACGATTAATACGATTTTTGGGCATGTGGCATTTTACGTAATCTTTGTTTACCCTATTTTGCTATGGATGCTTGCCGTGCTGAAAAAGAACTTCACATCAAAGAAGGTGAAAAAAGATGAACAAACTTAA
- a CDS encoding spore germination protein: MKFKLPFNKKQPPPTKEAPKENLVRVAQATDHFIQSIKTATNNPADLIIKSIPPNLTLIYIENLVDNQTLNNDIIAILQNHPYEKPEDIEISLSVPEVNETSLLRETVKSMVNGSVLIHVDGYSNVLLVDIATRESRALSAPENESQVIGTQVGFNESLATNISLIRRYIVSPELCNEKLKIGRRTNTSVSILYMSGIASDQMVNTLRQRISDLDIDQLLDSAVLAEMIDDNSLSVFPQMLMTERPDRLCDALLDGKVGVLVDGSSMAIVCPQAFTEFFQSQEDQNLRWQIATFLRLLRLAAFFISVYLTPFYVAAVTFHYEVIPQAFLVPLSESRALVPFPPIFEALLLEFIIELLREAGARLPTKIGQTIGIVGGIVIGTAAVQAGITSNILLIIIALSALASFTSPSYMMGNVIRLIRFPIIILAGFWGFYGIMLAFCFILIHLKRQTSLGAPYMSPFYPPRMKEIRDSIIRMPVPLTAKRPALTRPKDENKFEPQPVKPEKS, encoded by the coding sequence ATGAAATTTAAACTACCTTTCAATAAAAAACAACCACCACCAACAAAAGAGGCGCCTAAAGAAAACCTAGTAAGGGTTGCTCAAGCGACAGATCATTTTATTCAATCGATTAAAACTGCTACTAATAATCCAGCTGATTTAATTATAAAATCTATTCCACCAAATCTTACCCTTATTTATATTGAAAATTTAGTCGATAACCAAACGTTAAATAATGATATTATAGCAATTTTACAGAATCATCCATATGAAAAACCGGAGGATATTGAGATTTCTCTTTCTGTTCCTGAAGTGAATGAAACCAGTTTACTTAGGGAAACTGTAAAATCCATGGTCAATGGATCTGTTTTGATTCATGTCGATGGCTACTCTAACGTTCTATTGGTTGATATTGCTACAAGGGAATCTAGAGCATTATCAGCGCCTGAAAATGAATCTCAGGTAATTGGCACACAGGTTGGATTTAATGAAAGCCTAGCTACAAATATTTCGTTAATTCGTCGCTACATAGTGAGTCCTGAGCTTTGTAATGAAAAGCTCAAAATTGGCAGGCGGACGAATACATCAGTTTCCATTTTATATATGAGTGGTATTGCCTCCGATCAAATGGTTAATACATTGCGTCAACGAATATCAGACCTTGATATTGATCAGTTATTAGATAGCGCAGTTTTGGCAGAAATGATTGATGATAATTCGTTATCAGTCTTCCCACAAATGCTTATGACTGAAAGGCCAGATAGATTATGCGATGCTCTTTTGGATGGCAAAGTGGGTGTTCTTGTAGATGGCAGCTCCATGGCTATTGTTTGCCCACAAGCGTTTACAGAGTTTTTCCAAAGTCAGGAAGATCAAAACTTAAGATGGCAAATTGCCACTTTTCTAAGATTATTACGTTTAGCTGCCTTCTTTATATCCGTCTATTTAACACCATTTTATGTAGCAGCTGTAACCTTTCATTATGAAGTCATACCACAAGCCTTTTTAGTACCTTTAAGTGAATCAAGGGCGTTAGTACCTTTTCCACCGATATTTGAGGCATTGCTGCTGGAATTTATTATTGAGTTGCTGAGAGAAGCGGGAGCAAGATTGCCCACGAAAATCGGCCAAACAATTGGTATCGTAGGCGGTATTGTAATTGGTACTGCAGCGGTACAAGCTGGTATTACAAGTAATATATTACTGATCATTATTGCTTTAAGTGCTCTGGCTTCTTTCACGTCACCTAGTTATATGATGGGGAACGTTATTCGTCTTATTCGCTTTCCAATTATTATACTAGCAGGATTCTGGGGATTTTATGGTATCATGTTGGCTTTCTGTTTTATTCTTATTCATCTTAAACGCCAGACAAGTTTGGGTGCTCCGTATATGTCTCCATTCTATCCACCTAGAATGAAAGAAATTCGAGATAGCATCATCAGAATGCCTGTACCTTTAACAGCGAAAAGACCTGCTTTAACTAGACCAAAAGATGAAAATAAATTTGAGCCTCAACCTGTAAAACCGGAAAAAAGTTGA